A genome region from Fusobacterium russii ATCC 25533 includes the following:
- a CDS encoding NAD-dependent epimerase/dehydratase family protein encodes MGGNQFLGKALVKNLLLRNHNVSVLNRGSRENLKGAFHIKADRNNYEELFLKLANNKFDIVIDVSAYTGEQVEKLYRVIKGKFKQYILISSASIYNNNSQFPVDEKSDVGENNLWSDYAKNKFLAEIETKKMIEEYTVFRPFYIYGIGNNLDREQYIFSRLENNLPIYLPDKGENIVQFGYIEDLVEGIIYSFENKEFYREVFNISGDEYISIVDFVKLCGQIANKNIDIRYIECNEKIKARDWFPFRNLNLYGDIKKLKGTGFRNNYTLREGLTETYNYLKENKLLKYPKLTRIEME; translated from the coding sequence ATGGGTGGAAATCAATTTTTAGGAAAAGCTTTAGTAAAAAATTTATTATTAAGAAATCATAATGTATCAGTATTAAATAGAGGAAGTAGAGAAAATTTAAAGGGAGCATTTCACATTAAAGCTGATAGAAATAATTATGAAGAATTGTTTTTAAAATTAGCCAATAATAAATTTGATATAGTAATTGATGTATCGGCATATACTGGAGAACAAGTTGAAAAACTTTATAGGGTTATTAAAGGTAAATTTAAGCAATATATTTTAATAAGCAGTGCTTCAATTTATAATAATAACTCCCAGTTTCCTGTAGATGAAAAATCAGATGTAGGGGAAAATAATCTATGGAGTGATTATGCAAAAAATAAATTTTTAGCAGAGATAGAAACTAAAAAAATGATAGAAGAATACACAGTATTTAGACCTTTTTATATCTATGGAATAGGAAATAATTTGGATAGGGAACAATATATTTTTTCAAGGTTAGAAAATAATTTACCTATATATTTACCAGATAAGGGAGAAAATATAGTTCAATTTGGATATATTGAAGATTTAGTTGAAGGAATTATATATTCTTTTGAAAATAAAGAATTTTATAGAGAAGTTTTTAACATAAGTGGAGATGAGTATATAAGCATTGTAGATTTTGTTAAGTTATGTGGACAGATAGCTAATAAAAATATTGATATTAGATATATAGAGTGTAATGAAAAAATAAAAGCAAGAGATTGGTTTCCCTTTAGAAATTTAAATTTATATGGAGATATAAAAAAGTTAAAAGGAACAGGGTTTAGGAATAACTACACTTTAAGGGAAGGTTTAACAGAAACTTATAATTATCTGAAAGAAAATAAATTATTGAAATACCCCAAATTAACTAGGATAGAAATGGAATAA
- a CDS encoding tRNA(Met) cytidine acetate ligase, translating into MKKIIGLIVEYNPFHNGHLYHIQKIEELYPESIKIAVMSGDFVQRGEPAIISKNRRAKIGIEMGVDLIIELPAFYSTQSAEIFARAAVGMLDIMGCESFVFGSETDDIQRLEKIATITLTEEFNKNIKKFLKEGYSYPTAFSKSLLDEKIESNDMLGIEYIKALRFWKSEMKAKTILRKSAKYYGENLDDNIAGASIIRQKILNKEKYSQYLVDNFSLEGPFAFWEDFYPYLRYSILFNYKGLSSIQDIERGLEQRIFKSAQKNIDYKGFLNGIITKRYTNARLQRVFIHILIGLTVDITKRWAKEIPYIRILEFSKKGQLYLNKIKKIDFPIISTKKNIQKNLSKEAQEIFFWNERASDLYNWIVGEKI; encoded by the coding sequence ATGAAAAAAATAATAGGTCTGATAGTTGAGTATAATCCTTTCCATAATGGACATCTATATCATATCCAAAAAATTGAGGAACTTTATCCGGAAAGTATAAAAATTGCTGTAATGAGTGGAGATTTTGTACAAAGGGGAGAGCCTGCAATTATTTCGAAAAATAGAAGAGCAAAGATTGGAATTGAGATGGGAGTCGATTTAATTATCGAGCTCCCAGCTTTTTATTCTACACAGTCTGCAGAAATTTTTGCAAGAGCAGCAGTTGGAATGCTTGATATAATGGGTTGTGAAAGCTTTGTATTTGGTTCTGAAACTGATGATATTCAAAGACTTGAGAAAATTGCAACTATAACATTGACTGAAGAATTTAACAAAAATATAAAAAAATTTTTAAAAGAGGGTTATTCTTATCCTACAGCCTTTTCTAAATCTCTGTTAGATGAAAAAATTGAATCCAACGATATGCTTGGAATAGAATATATAAAAGCACTTCGCTTTTGGAAGTCAGAAATGAAAGCAAAAACAATTTTAAGAAAGTCAGCAAAATATTATGGAGAAAATTTAGATGATAATATAGCAGGTGCAAGTATTATAAGGCAAAAGATTTTAAATAAAGAGAAATACTCACAATATTTGGTTGATAATTTTTCACTTGAAGGACCTTTTGCATTTTGGGAAGATTTTTATCCTTATTTGAGATATAGTATTTTATTTAATTATAAAGGACTTTCAAGTATTCAGGATATTGAAAGAGGCTTGGAACAGAGAATTTTTAAATCTGCTCAAAAAAATATAGATTATAAAGGTTTTTTAAATGGTATAATAACTAAAAGATATACTAATGCCAGACTTCAAAGAGTGTTTATACATATATTAATTGGCTTAACAGTTGATATAACAAAGAGGTGGGCAAAGGAGATTCCCTATATCAGAATATTGGAATTCTCTAAAAAAGGACAGCTATATCTGAATAAAATTAAAAAAATTGATTTTCCAATTATAAGCACTAAAAAAAACATACAAAAAAATTTATCAAAAGAAGCTCAGGAAATATTTTTTTGGAATGAAAGGGCAAGTGATTTATATAATTGGATAGTAGGAGAAAAAATATGA
- a CDS encoding MFS transporter, which translates to MKKLTTKIQILYGLGVSYAIVDQIFAQWILYFYLPPENSGLKPIMAPIFISLALAMSRLVDMITDPLVGFLSDRYNSKYGRRIPFIAAGTIPLVLFTIAFFFPIRTSEKATFIYLIFIGSMFFTFYTVVAGPYNALIPEIGRTTEERLNLSTWQSIFRLVYTAIAMIVPGILIAKIGRGDTLLGIRGMIISLCVIVLIGLFMTVFYVKEKDFSSGEISNANFKESMKIVLKNKNFIYYLFGLLFFFIGFNNLRAIMNYFIEDIMGYDKKAITLGAAILFGTSALFFYPTNLLSKKYGYRKVMLWCLTALIIFTAMLCFLGTALPLKFGFVLFALIGAPIAGAGFIFPPAMLSEIGSEISQTSGHRIEGVCFGIQGFFLKMAFLISIVILPIILVYGEGVNIMEAISSGATKVERMGIYLAALSSVFFFILSFFFYYKYRDSKIKK; encoded by the coding sequence ATGAAAAAACTCACAACTAAAATACAAATTTTATATGGCTTGGGAGTTAGCTATGCCATAGTTGATCAAATTTTTGCTCAATGGATATTGTATTTTTATTTACCCCCTGAAAATTCAGGATTAAAGCCAATAATGGCACCAATTTTTATATCTCTTGCACTTGCAATGTCAAGGCTTGTGGATATGATTACAGATCCATTAGTAGGTTTTTTATCCGATAGGTACAATAGCAAATATGGTAGAAGGATTCCTTTTATAGCAGCAGGGACTATACCACTTGTTTTATTTACAATAGCTTTCTTTTTCCCGATTAGGACAAGTGAAAAGGCTACATTTATTTATTTAATTTTTATAGGCTCTATGTTTTTTACCTTTTATACCGTTGTAGCAGGACCATATAATGCTCTTATCCCTGAAATAGGAAGAACAACGGAGGAAAGACTTAATCTGTCAACATGGCAGTCAATTTTTAGGTTAGTTTATACAGCAATAGCAATGATAGTACCGGGAATTTTAATAGCTAAGATTGGAAGAGGAGATACACTTTTGGGTATCAGAGGAATGATTATAAGCCTGTGTGTAATAGTTTTAATAGGGCTTTTTATGACTGTCTTTTATGTGAAAGAGAAAGATTTTTCAAGTGGTGAGATTTCAAATGCCAATTTCAAAGAATCAATGAAGATAGTTTTGAAGAATAAAAATTTTATTTATTATTTATTTGGACTTTTATTTTTCTTTATAGGATTTAATAATTTAAGAGCCATAATGAACTACTTTATAGAGGATATTATGGGCTATGATAAAAAAGCCATAACTTTGGGAGCAGCGATACTTTTTGGAACTTCAGCACTGTTTTTCTACCCTACAAATTTACTTTCAAAAAAATATGGCTATAGAAAAGTTATGTTATGGTGTCTGACAGCACTTATAATATTTACAGCAATGCTATGTTTTTTAGGAACAGCACTGCCCCTTAAATTCGGCTTTGTTTTATTTGCTTTAATTGGAGCTCCGATAGCAGGAGCAGGTTTTATTTTTCCACCGGCAATGTTGAGTGAAATAGGAAGTGAAATTAGCCAAACATCAGGGCATAGAATAGAAGGTGTGTGTTTTGGAATACAAGGTTTCTTTTTGAAAATGGCATTTTTAATTTCCATAGTTATACTTCCGATAATATTAGTCTATGGTGAGGGAGTTAATATTATGGAAGCAATAAGCAGTGGAGCAACGAAAGTTGAAAGAATGGGAATTTATCTTGCAGCATTGAGTTCTGTCTTCTTTTTTATACTGTCATTCTTCTTTTATTATAAATATAGGGATAGTAAAATAAAAAAATAG
- a CDS encoding YadA-like family protein, translated as MKNSLKFLTLTLLILLAQSSLAHKYQAGNGSIAHSDQSVAVGESYFDGGVEFKNEAGDPTKPTEKYYASAVGVGNKASEIESSAFGFRNTASRVSSSAFGFRNTANGLNSSAFGYLNTANGVNSSAFGTMNIVSGVNSSAFGALTYVSGESSGAFGRGLYSIDISDYRYKIEGNNSWAIGTFNKIAAGSDNNHILGNNISVGAAGSPITDVVVLGNDSTVEESQVVSVGSDTKRRKIVHLAAGTNDTDAVNKKQMEDAIAAASLGGGGVVDAYTKAQTDAKLNVKAAKDGSNLSATDIAAWKAKLAVATVSGIANTATGTNSTGLGHGNVVTGNESTAVGYKNQVSGNNSGAFGDPNIVTGHRSYAFGNDNTIAGNDNFVMGSNVNIAAGITNSVALGNNSAVTASNEVSVGSATLKRKITNVADGELSATSTDAVTGRQLYNVMQNSGTVGIQNLRKEVSEAKDEMRGIGSLSAALSALHPMQYDPQAPNQIMAGVGTYRNKHAIAVGLTHYFKENVMMTAGVALSNERKTNAMANVGLTWKLGKGGSSSATNTPAYIMQDEMGRLAKENNQLKSLVNTQNDRLQKQDERINAQAQEIELMKQQLNILLKKK; from the coding sequence ATGAAAAACAGTTTAAAATTTTTAACACTTACATTATTAATTTTATTAGCACAATCATCTTTAGCACACAAATATCAGGCAGGAAATGGAAGTATAGCACATTCGGATCAAAGTGTTGCAGTTGGAGAAAGTTATTTTGATGGAGGAGTAGAGTTTAAAAATGAAGCAGGAGATCCAACAAAACCGACAGAGAAATATTATGCCTCAGCAGTAGGAGTAGGGAACAAAGCCAGTGAAATAGAGAGTTCTGCTTTTGGATTTAGAAATACAGCCAGTAGAGTAAGTAGTTCTGCTTTTGGATTTAGAAATACAGCCAATGGACTAAATAGTTCTGCTTTTGGATATCTAAATACAGCCAATGGAGTAAATAGTTCTGCTTTTGGAACTATGAATATAGTCAGTGGAGTAAATAGTTCTGCTTTTGGAGCTTTAACTTATGTATCAGGAGAAAGTTCAGGAGCTTTTGGAAGAGGATTATATAGTATCGATATTAGTGACTATCGATATAAAATAGAAGGAAATAATTCTTGGGCTATAGGTACTTTTAATAAAATAGCAGCAGGCTCAGATAATAACCATATATTAGGAAATAACATAAGTGTAGGAGCTGCCGGCAGCCCAATAACAGATGTGGTAGTATTGGGAAATGACTCTACAGTGGAGGAAAGCCAAGTTGTTTCTGTGGGTTCTGATACCAAGAGAAGAAAGATAGTTCATTTAGCAGCAGGAACAAATGATACAGACGCAGTCAATAAAAAGCAAATGGAAGACGCAATAGCAGCAGCTTCACTTGGTGGAGGCGGAGTTGTTGATGCCTATACTAAGGCACAGACAGATGCCAAGCTAAATGTAAAAGCTGCAAAAGATGGAAGTAATCTATCGGCAACAGATATAGCGGCTTGGAAAGCTAAGCTTGCAGTTGCAACAGTTAGTGGAATAGCAAACACTGCCACAGGAACAAACAGCACAGGTCTTGGCCATGGCAATGTGGTAACAGGAAATGAATCAACAGCAGTTGGATATAAAAACCAAGTAAGCGGAAATAATTCAGGAGCTTTTGGAGATCCGAATATAGTAACAGGTCATCGTTCTTATGCCTTTGGTAATGATAATACAATAGCGGGGAATGATAACTTTGTAATGGGTTCTAATGTAAATATAGCGGCAGGAATAACAAATTCAGTAGCACTTGGAAATAATTCGGCAGTTACAGCTTCTAATGAGGTATCAGTAGGTTCAGCAACTTTAAAAAGAAAAATAACTAATGTTGCAGACGGAGAATTATCAGCTACATCAACAGACGCGGTAACAGGAAGACAACTTTATAATGTAATGCAAAATTCAGGAACTGTTGGAATACAAAATCTAAGAAAAGAAGTAAGTGAGGCAAAAGATGAAATGAGAGGAATAGGCTCACTTTCAGCAGCACTATCGGCTCTACATCCTATGCAATATGATCCTCAAGCACCAAATCAAATAATGGCAGGAGTGGGTACATATAGAAATAAACATGCCATAGCGGTAGGACTTACACATTACTTTAAAGAAAATGTAATGATGACAGCGGGAGTAGCTCTTAGCAATGAGAGAAAGACAAATGCAATGGCAAATGTAGGTTTAACTTGGAAGCTAGGTAAGGGTGGAAGTTCATCAGCAACTAACACACCTGCTTATATAATGCAAGATGAAATGGGCAGACTTGCAAAGGAAAACAATCAATTAAAATCATTAGTGAACACACAAAATGACAGATTACAAAAACAAGATGAAAGAATTAATGCACAAGCACAAGAAATTGAGCTTATGAAACAACAATTAAATATATTATTAAAGAAAAAATAA
- a CDS encoding DUF4241 domain-containing protein, protein MAVSKEWLKKWQEAKKNLKPLNNLEEYFITKEIAGKELAVIDIGPCSIPSGEFLVRDPLVYLADKSAKPYIQKIPSGVYKTEVCVVKATDDDCDRYAAVRLKFNDNTVSYYEEAVVGDEKLNDIQEGDFFGFAVDAGLACICDKELHKLFCDFDKKFYKENPDGNIYDDYFAALFKESYEKNPEYQREGGDWINWTIPNSDYHLPIFQSGFGDGVYPVYLAYDKDGNVCQLIIEFIDIELAYGEADEE, encoded by the coding sequence ATGGCAGTATCAAAAGAATGGTTAAAAAAATGGCAAGAAGCAAAAAAGAATTTAAAACCTCTAAATAATCTTGAAGAATATTTCATCACAAAAGAAATAGCAGGTAAAGAATTAGCTGTTATTGATATTGGACCTTGTTCAATTCCTAGTGGTGAATTTTTAGTAAGAGATCCTTTAGTTTACTTGGCTGATAAATCTGCTAAACCTTATATACAAAAAATTCCTAGTGGTGTATACAAAACAGAAGTTTGTGTTGTTAAAGCCACTGATGACGATTGCGACAGATACGCTGCTGTCAGATTAAAATTTAATGATAATACAGTTTCTTATTATGAAGAGGCTGTCGTAGGAGATGAAAAACTTAATGATATTCAAGAGGGAGATTTCTTTGGTTTTGCTGTAGATGCCGGCTTAGCTTGCATTTGTGATAAAGAGCTCCATAAATTATTCTGTGATTTTGATAAAAAATTCTATAAAGAAAATCCTGATGGCAATATTTATGATGATTATTTTGCAGCACTTTTTAAAGAAAGCTATGAAAAAAATCCTGAATATCAAAGAGAAGGTGGAGATTGGATAAATTGGACTATTCCAAATAGCGATTACCATTTACCAATATTTCAATCAGGTTTTGGCGATGGTGTATATCCAGTATACTTAGCTTACGATAAAGATGGAAATGTCTGTCAATTAATAATTGAGTTTATTGATATAGAATTAGCTTATGGCGAAGCTGATGAAGAATAA
- a CDS encoding PhzF family phenazine biosynthesis protein: protein MKIKAYIYDAFTRDKFKGNQAAVIPYADDLKIEDMKNIAKEFNYSESVFLFKSDKATKKVRFFTPNSEVDLCGHATIAYIKCLCDNKILNLESGKNIINIETNLGVLPVIVNVENNKIENIMMYQAEAKIDEKINVDFPLIMEALGLSTEDLADLGIVKAYTGLWDIVIHLKNKEKLYSIKADMEKIKEISKKLDIISFHPFALERDEKNNLLAYVRNFAPIVDIDEEAATGTSNGALAYFLYSKKYLNEAEYLRCIQGETMGRESEIIAQVLENRVLVGGLAVKTFEGVLDI, encoded by the coding sequence ATGAAAATAAAAGCATATATTTATGATGCATTTACCAGAGATAAATTTAAAGGAAATCAAGCAGCAGTAATACCTTATGCAGATGATTTAAAAATTGAAGATATGAAAAATATTGCAAAGGAATTTAATTACTCTGAGTCGGTATTTTTATTTAAAAGTGATAAGGCTACAAAAAAAGTTCGTTTTTTTACTCCCAATTCAGAAGTTGATTTATGTGGACATGCTACTATAGCCTATATAAAATGCCTATGTGATAATAAAATTCTAAATTTAGAAAGTGGAAAAAACATTATAAATATTGAAACTAATCTAGGTGTTCTTCCTGTAATAGTCAATGTTGAAAATAATAAGATAGAAAATATAATGATGTATCAGGCAGAGGCTAAAATTGATGAAAAAATAAATGTTGATTTTCCTTTGATAATGGAAGCCTTAGGACTATCCACGGAAGACTTGGCGGACTTAGGAATTGTAAAAGCTTATACCGGGCTTTGGGATATAGTGATACACTTAAAAAATAAAGAAAAATTATACAGTATAAAAGCCGATATGGAAAAAATTAAAGAAATTAGTAAAAAACTGGATATAATTTCTTTCCATCCCTTCGCTTTAGAGAGAGATGAAAAAAATAATTTACTTGCCTATGTCAGAAATTTTGCACCGATAGTTGATATTGATGAAGAGGCTGCAACCGGAACTTCCAATGGTGCTCTTGCTTATTTTTTATACAGTAAAAAATATTTAAATGAGGCTGAATATTTAAGATGTATTCAAGGAGAAACAATGGGAAGAGAAAGTGAAATAATTGCCCAAGTTCTTGAAAATAGAGTGTTGGTAGGTGGGCTTGCTGTTAAAACTTTTGAAGGGGTTTTGGATATTTGA
- a CDS encoding tRNA threonylcarbamoyladenosine dehydratase yields MIFQRTELLIGNENLEKLKNSHIIVFGLGGVGGSAVEALIRAGVGELSLVDFDTVDITNLNRQIIATQNTIGKAKVAAMKERASSINPDIKINIYAEKFSKENSNLFFKDKKYDYVVDAIDLITAKLDLIELCYRENIPIISSMGTGNKLDPTMFEVNDIKKTSVCPMAKIIRKELKKRNVKKLKVVFSKEEAKKPLNENSSREKKYNVGSIAFVPPVVGMIMAAQVIKDICKL; encoded by the coding sequence ATGATTTTTCAAAGAACAGAACTTCTTATTGGAAATGAAAATTTAGAAAAATTAAAAAATTCACATATTATTGTTTTTGGTTTGGGCGGAGTTGGTGGCTCGGCAGTTGAAGCATTAATCAGAGCAGGAGTTGGAGAACTCTCATTAGTTGATTTTGATACTGTTGATATAACTAATCTCAATAGACAAATAATAGCAACTCAAAATACTATTGGTAAAGCTAAGGTTGCTGCTATGAAGGAAAGAGCCTCAAGTATCAATCCTGATATAAAAATAAATATATATGCTGAAAAATTTTCAAAAGAAAACTCCAATTTATTTTTTAAAGATAAAAAATACGATTATGTTGTGGATGCAATAGATTTAATAACAGCTAAACTTGATTTAATAGAGCTTTGTTATAGAGAGAATATTCCTATAATTTCATCCATGGGTACAGGTAATAAACTTGATCCAACTATGTTTGAAGTGAATGATATAAAGAAAACTTCTGTCTGTCCTATGGCTAAGATTATAAGAAAAGAACTGAAAAAAAGAAATGTAAAAAAATTAAAGGTGGTTTTTTCAAAAGAAGAAGCAAAGAAACCTTTAAATGAAAATTCTAGTAGAGAAAAGAAATATAACGTGGGTAGTATCGCTTTTGTTCCACCTGTTGTTGGTATGATAATGGCAGCTCAAGTTATAAAAGATATATGTAAACTTTAA
- a CDS encoding type II toxin-antitoxin system RelE family toxin, whose product MKYNIELSERFKKEFKKLDKYTQKIIRAWIEKNLVECENPRKQGKGLSSNRNGQWRYRIGDYRLICVIEDEKLIILALTIGHRRDIYKS is encoded by the coding sequence ATGAAATATAATATTGAATTGTCAGAACGTTTTAAAAAAGAGTTTAAGAAATTAGATAAATATACACAAAAAATAATAAGGGCATGGATTGAAAAAAATCTTGTAGAATGCGAAAATCCACGAAAGCAAGGAAAAGGTCTTAGTTCTAATCGTAATGGGCAATGGAGATATAGAATAGGAGATTACCGGCTAATTTGTGTAATAGAAGATGAAAAACTTATAATTCTTGCACTTACAATTGGTCATAGAAGAGATATTTATAAAAGTTAA
- a CDS encoding flavodoxin: MKTIGIFYATLNKTTLGIVDELEFFLKKDDFKTFNVKSGVKEIENFENLILVTPTYGVGEAHAAWMNNLKKLEEIDFTGKIVGLVGLGNQFAFGESFCGGIRHLYDIITKKGAKVVGFTSIDGYHFEETEIIEDGKFIGLALDEENQASLTPKRIENWINDIKKEFK; encoded by the coding sequence ATGAAAACGATAGGTATTTTTTATGCCACTCTTAATAAAACTACTCTTGGTATAGTAGATGAATTAGAATTTTTTTTAAAAAAAGATGACTTTAAAACTTTTAATGTTAAAAGTGGAGTAAAAGAAATTGAAAATTTTGAGAATCTTATTTTGGTTACACCTACTTATGGAGTGGGAGAGGCTCATGCAGCTTGGATGAATAACTTAAAAAAATTGGAAGAGATTGATTTTACTGGAAAGATCGTTGGGCTTGTTGGGCTTGGAAATCAATTTGCTTTTGGTGAGTCTTTCTGTGGTGGTATCAGACATCTTTATGATATAATCACAAAAAAGGGAGCTAAAGTTGTAGGTTTTACAAGTATTGATGGCTATCACTTTGAAGAAACTGAAATTATAGAAGATGGAAAGTTTATAGGTCTTGCTCTTGATGAAGAAAATCAAGCAAGTTTAACACCTAAAAGAATTGAAAACTGGATAAATGATATTAAGAAAGAATTTAAATAA
- the gpmA gene encoding 2,3-diphosphoglycerate-dependent phosphoglycerate mutase: MKLVLIRHGESQWNLENRFTGWKDVDLSPKGVEEAKAAGKELKDLGFSFDVAYTSYLKRANKTLNIVLEEMDEMYIPVYKSWRLNERHYGALTGLNKAETAKKYGDEQVHIWRRSFDVAPPLVDETSEYYPKKEKRYADLEEKDIPKGESLKDTIARVLPYWDSDISKSIKEGKNVIVAAHGNSLRALIKYLLNISNEDILNLNLPTGKPLIFEIDKDLKVVSAPELF, from the coding sequence ATGAAATTAGTATTAATTCGTCATGGTGAAAGTCAATGGAACTTAGAAAATAGATTTACAGGTTGGAAAGACGTAGATTTAAGCCCAAAAGGAGTGGAAGAAGCAAAGGCTGCCGGAAAGGAGTTAAAGGACTTAGGTTTCTCTTTTGATGTAGCATATACTTCATACTTAAAAAGAGCTAATAAAACTCTTAATATTGTTTTAGAAGAAATGGATGAAATGTATATTCCTGTTTATAAATCTTGGAGATTAAATGAAAGACACTATGGTGCTTTAACAGGTTTAAATAAAGCAGAAACTGCAAAAAAATACGGAGATGAACAAGTTCATATTTGGAGAAGAAGTTTTGATGTAGCTCCTCCACTTGTAGATGAAACAAGTGAATATTATCCTAAAAAAGAAAAAAGATATGCAGACTTAGAAGAAAAAGATATTCCTAAAGGTGAAAGTTTAAAAGACACTATAGCTAGAGTTTTACCATACTGGGATTCTGATATTTCAAAGAGCATAAAGGAAGGTAAAAATGTTATAGTTGCCGCACACGGAAACTCTTTAAGAGCACTTATAAAATATCTTTTAAATATCTCTAATGAAGATATACTAAACCTAAACTTACCTACAGGTAAGCCTTTAATATTTGAGATTGATAAGGATTTAAAAGTAGTATCAGCACCAGAATTGTTTTAA
- a CDS encoding DUF1353 domain-containing protein has translation MELNSLELKDLKNSKFELLSDYSYIVKNREIRVPKGFITDFASVPRIFNIFILPYGKHSSASLIHDWLYSKNCNIEATRKEADRIFLEIMKEDLVNIFKRNLMYLAVRLFGWRYFRR, from the coding sequence ATGGAGCTTAATTCTTTAGAGCTAAAAGACTTAAAAAATTCAAAATTTGAATTGCTTTCTGATTATAGTTATATAGTCAAAAATAGAGAGATAAGAGTACCTAAAGGCTTTATAACGGACTTCGCCTCTGTGCCAAGAATTTTTAATATTTTTATACTGCCCTATGGCAAACATAGTTCGGCAAGCCTAATTCACGATTGGCTGTATTCCAAAAATTGTAATATAGAAGCTACAAGGAAAGAAGCAGATAGAATTTTTCTGGAGATAATGAAAGAAGATTTGGTAAATATTTTCAAAAGAAATTTAATGTACCTTGCTGTTAGACTATTTGGCTGGAGGTATTTTAGAAGATAG
- the relB gene encoding type II toxin-antitoxin system RelB family antitoxin yields the protein MAFSIRLTEEEKNIATSYAKLNSLSLGEAFKRALFEKIEDEYDIIVGEEAYKEYLNSGCKSTPVNDFWKELDNDEI from the coding sequence ATGGCATTTTCAATAAGACTTACAGAAGAAGAAAAAAATATAGCAACTAGTTATGCAAAATTAAATTCTTTATCTTTAGGAGAAGCATTTAAAAGAGCATTGTTTGAAAAAATTGAAGATGAGTATGATATTATTGTTGGAGAAGAAGCATATAAAGAGTATTTGAATAGTGGCTGTAAATCTACACCTGTTAATGATTTTTGGAAAGAATTAGATAATGATGAAATATAA
- a CDS encoding helix-turn-helix domain-containing protein, with protein sequence MSYFFQSFALKEYELSSFLNSLNFSTNMYPISNPLTQEDFYINNFFNWSPKNEIETFLENMLIDKLGEFCSTKDLVQMFGISKTSWYDLMERGEIMCLNIESRKIIVTRSLLPFLRGAIQEKE encoded by the coding sequence ATGTCCTACTTTTTTCAATCATTTGCTCTAAAGGAATATGAACTTTCCTCTTTTTTAAACAGCTTAAATTTCAGTACAAATATGTATCCAATATCAAATCCTCTAACACAAGAGGATTTTTATATTAATAATTTTTTTAACTGGTCGCCTAAAAATGAGATAGAAACATTTTTAGAAAATATGCTCATAGATAAATTAGGTGAGTTCTGCTCCACAAAAGATTTAGTTCAGATGTTCGGCATAAGCAAGACAAGTTGGTATGATTTAATGGAGAGAGGAGAAATAATGTGCCTAAATATTGAGAGTAGAAAGATTATTGTAACTCGCTCTTTACTTCCATTTTTAAGAGGGGCAATACAGGAAAAAGAATAA